A genomic segment from Cryptosporangium minutisporangium encodes:
- a CDS encoding VOC family protein: MASRLNPYLHFRGNAREALEFYRDVLGGDLQLMTFAEVGSADATFADQIMHGQLETPSGYTLMASDTPPDMSHNPGDNFTISLSGGNDDGDELRGYFERLSEGGAVYTPLEKQVWGDEFGALTDRFGIAWLVNIGDPRSS, encoded by the coding sequence ATGGCCTCACGCCTGAACCCGTATCTGCACTTCCGCGGAAACGCCAGGGAAGCGCTGGAGTTCTACCGGGACGTGCTCGGCGGCGACCTGCAGCTGATGACGTTCGCCGAGGTCGGCAGCGCGGACGCCACGTTCGCCGACCAGATCATGCACGGCCAGCTGGAGACGCCGAGCGGCTACACGCTGATGGCGTCGGACACGCCGCCCGACATGTCGCACAACCCCGGCGACAACTTCACGATCAGCCTCAGCGGCGGCAACGACGACGGCGACGAGCTACGTGGTTACTTCGAGCGGCTCTCCGAGGGCGGCGCGGTGTACACGCCGCTGGAGAAGCAGGTGTGGGGCGACGAGTTCGGCGCGCTGACCGACCGGTTCGGCATCGCCTGGCTGGTCAACATCGGCGACCCTCGGTCGAGCTAG